The nucleotide sequence TCGGTGCCTGTGCCCGCGGTCGTGGGGATGGCAATTATCGGAAGCGCCTTGTTCTTCGCCATGGTGCGCTTGCCGGTGCCGCCTATCGCATAATCCCAGAGGCTGCCTTCGTTAGCAGCGAGCAGCGCAATGAGCTTTGCCGTGTCTATGGAGCTGCCGTCGCCAAGGCCCACGATCACGTCGCAGCCGTTCTCTCGTGCGAAGCGCGCGCCCTCTTCGATATCGACGGAGCGCGGATTGGTCTTTACCTTGTCGTATATAACATGCTCGATACCTGCGCGGTCGAGCTGCTCCTCAACGCGCGCAAGATAGCCGTTCACGCGCACCGATTTGCCGGAGGAGATGACGATAAGCGCCTTTTTTCCGGGAAGACCGCGCTTATGCATTTCATTAAGCTGGCCTCTGCCGAAAAATATCTTTGTAGGAACGAAAAATTTGAATTTTACCATATTTGACTCTCCTTTATATCTTTACTTTTTTTGTCTATTATATAAGAAACACGAGGGCAAATCAAGCCTTATCGCAATACGGCGCAAAATATGTTACTTTCCCAAAAAACGGCTGTTTACGTTCTGCGGCAGCGTGAGCGCGTGACCGCGCTGTATCATAGAAAACAGCTTGAACGCCACAAGATCAGGCGCGTAAGAGAGCGTGCGGCACATGGAAAAGTAGTCCATACCGCTTCCCGCAAGCGTCATCACATCCGCATCGGATATAAGCATCTCGGCGGCGAAAAGATTGGCCTGATATTCGGGCTTCGACGTCATCTCATAAAGCGAAAAGTCGCGCAGTACGGATGCGGCGGCAATATCGCGGTGCAGGCGGTCGTGACCCAGCTCGTGCGCGCATACTATGCGCTTGTCATGCTCGTTTAAATTTTCGTTTATCACTATAAAGCGCCCGCGGTTCATAACGCAGTAAAAGCCCTTGAGCGTTTTAAAATCCGCCCGCTCACGCACGTCGATACCCAGCTCACGGCATATTGAAAAGGGGTCGCTTGTCTTGTATTTTGATTTAAGACGGCAGACCTCTTTGAAAATATA is from Clostridia bacterium and encodes:
- a CDS encoding ImmA/IrrE family metallo-endopeptidase, with protein sequence MREYIFKEVCRLKSKYKTSDPFSICRELGIDVRERADFKTLKGFYCVMNRGRFIVINENLNEHDKRIVCAHELGHDRLHRDIAAASVLRDFSLYEMTSKPEYQANLFAAEMLISDADVMTLAGSGMDYFSMCRTLSYAPDLVAFKLFSMIQRGHALTLPQNVNSRFLGK